A genomic segment from Malus domestica chromosome 05, GDT2T_hap1 encodes:
- the LOC103436426 gene encoding homeobox protein HAT3.1-like isoform X4 — protein sequence MADTAQLDITSECDSSYATKCQEEGTSGQMHEIGSESQCSEPTKQNIGCAIVQNELREICNAGEQSQSLSENVTENSHLEQLGLPSENVSKSSQSGAENVFAKQGYQSISGYKQDESLQTTAAVFPCTMKDQLQSFSGNMSKNSLIDQMEMPCEDLGVNGPTHKTSFSGQMPLEQKNDCGFGTSSSELAEEKHPSASDHVQNEQLQAIIQVPICGSNQHLQSSSENVNRTSLNEQAGLPSEDLSKTCQTDKVSCSNQTTLQEINEFGCGSVHGEPETQKDQLDSVPAHNNEVTTTEAAPSSIVFEQSRPCIEAMTQDSPTGHLELPLKDASKSPPIDKEMEQLPADVTQNSSLEKTEKPSKNAPKDKQNPKSRKKKYVSKSSVGSDRVLRSKTGEKTKNPKLSNDVSTLESSNSVANPSNVEGKRRKKRKKRQLNKVIDDEFSRVRKHLRYLLNRISYEKSLIDAYSGEGWKGSSLEKLKPEKELQRATSEILQRKLKIRDLFQRLDSLCSEGMFPESLFDSEGQIDSEDIFCAKCGSKDVSLQNDIILCDGACDRGFHQFCLEPPLLSEDIPPDDEGWLCPGCDCKVDCFDLLNDSQGTDLSVADSWEKVFPEAAAAASGHNQEHTHGLPSDDSDDNDYDPDGPETDDEVQGEESSSDDESKYASASDGLETPKNNDEQYLGLPSDDSEDDDYNPDAPEVTEELKKESSSSDFTSDSEDLGASLDDNNMFSEDVESPKSMSLDESGPLRGSGKQSSRRGQKKQPLKDELLSLLESGPGQAGAAPVSGKRHIERLNYKKLHDETYGNVRTDSSDDEEWNDTAGPRKRKKVTTQAPTMSPNGDSSNVKNGMITNNIKHDLDENENTPKRTPRRNKNTPKRAHRKSKVEDTSNLSNKSQKGSTQSASTSEQGGSSRSTYRKLGEAATQRLSKSFKENHYPDRSMKESLARELGIMAKQVSKWFENARHFWKVSVDKSAAGNGTPLPQTNGKQLEKGDTPIGDSDQSGAQNKELPRTNDPMTGSCSGDAKDGELVTPKSSKRKAITPNNRKRKRKSDDPDPENKTPETNRKVLC from the exons ATGGCCGATACTGCACAACTGGATATTACTTCAGAATGTGATAGCAGTTATGCAACAAAATGCCAAGAAGAAGGTACGTCAGGACAGATGCATGAAATTGGTTCTGAAAGTCAATGTAGTGAaccaaccaaacaaaacatTGGGTGCGCCATTGTCCAGAATGAGCTACGGGAAATCTGCAATGCTGGTGAACAATCACAGTCATTATCTGAAAATGTGACTGAGAATTCTCATCTTGAACAATTGGGATTGCCTTCTGAAAACGTGAGCAAGAGTAGTCAAAGTGGAGCTGAAAATGTTTTTGCAAAACAGGGATATCAATCCATTTCTGGATATAAACAAGATGAATCGTTACAAACCACAGCTGCAGTGTTTCCCTGTACCATGAAGGACCAACTGCAATCATTTTCTGGAAACATGAGCAAGAATTCTCTTATTGATCAAATGGAAATGCCTTGTGAAGATCTGGGTGTGAATGGTCCAACCCATAAAACTTCATTCTCTGGACAAATGCCATTGGAACAGAAAAATGATTGTGGTTTTGGAACTTCATCTAGTGAACTAGCTGAAGAAAAGCATCCTTCTGCCTCAGATCATGTACAAAATGAACAGTTACAAGCAATTATTCAAGTACCCATCTGTGGTAGCAATCAACACTTGCAGTCATCTAGTGAAAATGTGAACAGGACTTCTCTTAACGAACAAGCAGGACTGCCATCTGAAGATCTGTCAAAGACTTGTCAGACTGACAAAGTTTCATGCTCTAACCAGACTACATTACAGGAGATCAATGAATTTGGGTGTGGAAGTGTACACGGTGAACCAGAAACACAAAAAGATCAGCTTGACTCTGTACCTGCTCATAATAATGAAGTTACAACTACTGAAGCAGCACCCAGCTCTATTGTTTTTGAACAATCAAGGCCTTGTATTGAAGCTATGACCCAGGATTCTCCTACTGGACATTTGGAACTACCCCTTAAAGATGCAAGCAAGAGTCCTCCTATTGATAAAGAAATGGAACAACTTCCAGCAGATGTGACCCAAAATTCTAGTCTTGAAAAGACGGAAAAGCCATCTAAGAATGCACCGAAGGATAAGCAGAATCCAAAATCAAGAAAGAAGAAATATGTGTCAAAATCTTCCGTTGGCAGTGACAGAGTTCTGCGCTCAAAGACAGGGGAGAAGACTAAAAATCCTAAATTAAGTAATGATGTTTCAACTCTTGAATCAAGTAATAGTGTTGCAAATCCAAGTAATGTTGAAGgcaaaagaaggaagaagagaaagaagagacaACTGAATAAAGTCATAGATGATGAATTTTCAAGAGTCAGGAAACATCTGAGATATTTGCTGAACCGGATAAGCTATGAGAAATCTCTGATTGATGCTTACTCCGGCGAAGGATGGAAAGGATCCAG CCTAGAAAAACTGAAGCCAGAGAAGGAGCTTCAAAGAGCGACTTCTGAAATACTTCAACGCAAGTTGAAGATAAGAGATCTATTTCAACGTCTCGATTCGCTATGTTCTGAAGGAATGTTTCCAGAATCTTTATTTGATTCCGAAGGACAGATTGACAGTGAGGAT ATATTCTGTGCAAAATGTGGATCCAAGGACGTTTCTCTTCAGAATGATATTATACTCTGTGATGGCGCTTGTGACCGTGGGTTCCACCAATTCTGTTTAGAACCACCACTATTAAGTGAAGACA TTCCACCCGACGACGAGGGTTGGCTATGCCCTGGATGTGACTGCAAAGTTGATTGCTTTGATTTGCTTAATGACTCTCAAGGAACAGATCTTTCTGTTGCCGACAGCTGGGAG AAGGTATTTCCTGAAGCGGCTGCTGCAGCATCAGGACATAATCAGGAGCACACCCATGGACTTCCATCAGATGATTCTGATGATAATGATTATGACCCTGATGGTCCAGAAACAGATGATGAAGTTCAGGGAGAAGAATCAAGTTCTGATGATGAATCTAAATATGCATCTGCATCTGATGGACTAGAGACTCCAAAAAATAATGACGAGCAGTACTTAGGACTTCCTTCTGACGATTCAGAGGATGATGACTATAATCCTGATGCTCCAGAAGTCACTGAGGAACTTAAGAAGGAAAGTTCAAGTTCTGATTTTACATCTGACTCTGAGGATCTTGGAGCTTCTCTTGACGACAATAATATGTTTTCCGAAGATGTTGAAAGTCCCAAGTCAATGTCATTGGACGAAAGTGGGCCTCTTAGAGGCTCCGGCAAACAAAGTTCTAGACGTGGGCAAAAGAAACAACCTTTAAAAGATGAGTTATTATCTTTATTAGAGTCGGGTCCTGGCCAAGCTGGTGCAGCTCCTGTTTCTGGGAAAAGGCACATAGAAAGGTTGAACTACAAAAAGCTGCATGAT GAGACATATGGAAATGTTCGTACTGATTCAAGTGATGATGAAGAGTGGAATGATACTGCTGGACcgaggaaaaggaagaaagttACTACACAAGCTCCTACGATGTCACCAAATGGAGACTCATCAAACGTTAAGAATGGAATGATCACCAACAATATAAAACATGATCTAGATGAGAATGAGAATACTCCTAAAAGAACTCCTCGCAGAAATAAAAATACTCCTAAGAGAGCTCATCGAAAGTCAAAGGTTGAAGATACAAGTAATTTGTCGAACAAATCACAAAAAGGCTCTACTCAGTCCGCTTCTACTAGTGAGCAAGGTGGATCATCAAGATCAACATATAGAAAACTAGGGGAAGCTGCAACTCAG CGACTATCCAAATCGTTCAAGGAAAACCACTATCCAGACCGATCTATGAAGGAAAGTCTGGCCCGAGAACTAGGAATAATGGCTAAGCAG GTAAGCAAATGGTTTGAAAACGCTCGCCACTTTTGGAAAGTGAGTGTGGATAAGAGTGCTGCAGGAAATGGCACTCCCTTGCCTCAAACAAATGGAAAGCAACTTGAAAAAGGTGATACACCTATTGGAGATTCTGATCAGAGTGGAGCTCAAAACAAGGAATTACCCAGGACAAATGATCCTATGACAGGTTCCTGCAGCGGGGATGCAAAAGATGGTGAATTGGTGACTCCGAAAAGCAGTAAACGAAAGGCTATAACTCCAAACAATAGAAAGAGAAAGCGTAAATCAGATGATCCTGATCCAGAAAACAAGACACCAGAAACTAATAGAAAAG TCCTGTGCTAG
- the LOC103436426 gene encoding homeobox protein HAT3.1-like isoform X3 gives MADTAQLDITSECDSSYATKCQEEGTSGQMHEIGSESQCSEPTKQNIGCAIVQNELREICNAGEQSQSLSENVTENSHLEQLGLPSENVSKSSQSGAENVFAKQGYQSISGYKQDESLQTTAAVFPCTMKDQLQSFSGNMSKNSLIDQMEMPCEDLGVNGPTHKTSFSGQMPLEQKNDCGFGTSSSELAEEKHPSASDHVQNEQLQAIIQVPICGSNQHLQSSSENVNRTSLNEQAGLPSEDLSKTCQTDKVSCSNQTTLQEINEFGCGSVHGEPETQKDQLDSVPAHNNEVTTTEAAPSSIVFEQSRPCIEAMTQDSPTGHLELPLKDASKSPPIDKEMEQLPADVTQNSSLEKTEKPSKNAPKDKQNPKSRKKKYVSKSSVGSDRVLRSKTGEKTKNPKLSNDVSTLESSNSVANPSNVEGKRRKKRKKRQLNKVIDDEFSRVRKHLRYLLNRISYEKSLIDAYSGEGWKGSSLEKLKPEKELQRATSEILQRKLKIRDLFQRLDSLCSEGMFPESLFDSEGQIDSEDIFCAKCGSKDVSLQNDIILCDGACDRGFHQFCLEPPLLSEDIPPDDEGWLCPGCDCKVDCFDLLNDSQGTDLSVADSWEKVFPEAAAAASGHNQEHTHGLPSDDSDDNDYDPDGPETDDEVQGEESSSDDESKYASASDGLETPKNNDEQYLGLPSDDSEDDDYNPDAPEVTEELKKESSSSDFTSDSEDLGASLDDNNMFSEDVESPKSMSLDESGPLRGSGKQSSRRGQKKQPLKDELLSLLESGPGQAGAAPVSGKRHIERLNYKKLHDETYGNVRTDSSDDEEWNDTAGPRKRKKVTTQAPTMSPNGDSSNVKNGMITNNIKHDLDENENTPKRTPRRNKNTPKRAHRKSKVEDTSNLSNKSQKGSTQSASTSEQGGSSRSTYRKLGEAATQRLSKSFKENHYPDRSMKESLARELGIMAKQVSKWFENARHFWKVSVDKSAAGNGTPLPQTNGKQLEKGDTPIGDSDQSGAQNKELPRTNDPMTGSCSGDAKDGELVTPKSSKRKAITPNNRKRKRKSDDPDPENKTPETNRKAPVLTDLPFF, from the exons ATGGCCGATACTGCACAACTGGATATTACTTCAGAATGTGATAGCAGTTATGCAACAAAATGCCAAGAAGAAGGTACGTCAGGACAGATGCATGAAATTGGTTCTGAAAGTCAATGTAGTGAaccaaccaaacaaaacatTGGGTGCGCCATTGTCCAGAATGAGCTACGGGAAATCTGCAATGCTGGTGAACAATCACAGTCATTATCTGAAAATGTGACTGAGAATTCTCATCTTGAACAATTGGGATTGCCTTCTGAAAACGTGAGCAAGAGTAGTCAAAGTGGAGCTGAAAATGTTTTTGCAAAACAGGGATATCAATCCATTTCTGGATATAAACAAGATGAATCGTTACAAACCACAGCTGCAGTGTTTCCCTGTACCATGAAGGACCAACTGCAATCATTTTCTGGAAACATGAGCAAGAATTCTCTTATTGATCAAATGGAAATGCCTTGTGAAGATCTGGGTGTGAATGGTCCAACCCATAAAACTTCATTCTCTGGACAAATGCCATTGGAACAGAAAAATGATTGTGGTTTTGGAACTTCATCTAGTGAACTAGCTGAAGAAAAGCATCCTTCTGCCTCAGATCATGTACAAAATGAACAGTTACAAGCAATTATTCAAGTACCCATCTGTGGTAGCAATCAACACTTGCAGTCATCTAGTGAAAATGTGAACAGGACTTCTCTTAACGAACAAGCAGGACTGCCATCTGAAGATCTGTCAAAGACTTGTCAGACTGACAAAGTTTCATGCTCTAACCAGACTACATTACAGGAGATCAATGAATTTGGGTGTGGAAGTGTACACGGTGAACCAGAAACACAAAAAGATCAGCTTGACTCTGTACCTGCTCATAATAATGAAGTTACAACTACTGAAGCAGCACCCAGCTCTATTGTTTTTGAACAATCAAGGCCTTGTATTGAAGCTATGACCCAGGATTCTCCTACTGGACATTTGGAACTACCCCTTAAAGATGCAAGCAAGAGTCCTCCTATTGATAAAGAAATGGAACAACTTCCAGCAGATGTGACCCAAAATTCTAGTCTTGAAAAGACGGAAAAGCCATCTAAGAATGCACCGAAGGATAAGCAGAATCCAAAATCAAGAAAGAAGAAATATGTGTCAAAATCTTCCGTTGGCAGTGACAGAGTTCTGCGCTCAAAGACAGGGGAGAAGACTAAAAATCCTAAATTAAGTAATGATGTTTCAACTCTTGAATCAAGTAATAGTGTTGCAAATCCAAGTAATGTTGAAGgcaaaagaaggaagaagagaaagaagagacaACTGAATAAAGTCATAGATGATGAATTTTCAAGAGTCAGGAAACATCTGAGATATTTGCTGAACCGGATAAGCTATGAGAAATCTCTGATTGATGCTTACTCCGGCGAAGGATGGAAAGGATCCAG CCTAGAAAAACTGAAGCCAGAGAAGGAGCTTCAAAGAGCGACTTCTGAAATACTTCAACGCAAGTTGAAGATAAGAGATCTATTTCAACGTCTCGATTCGCTATGTTCTGAAGGAATGTTTCCAGAATCTTTATTTGATTCCGAAGGACAGATTGACAGTGAGGAT ATATTCTGTGCAAAATGTGGATCCAAGGACGTTTCTCTTCAGAATGATATTATACTCTGTGATGGCGCTTGTGACCGTGGGTTCCACCAATTCTGTTTAGAACCACCACTATTAAGTGAAGACA TTCCACCCGACGACGAGGGTTGGCTATGCCCTGGATGTGACTGCAAAGTTGATTGCTTTGATTTGCTTAATGACTCTCAAGGAACAGATCTTTCTGTTGCCGACAGCTGGGAG AAGGTATTTCCTGAAGCGGCTGCTGCAGCATCAGGACATAATCAGGAGCACACCCATGGACTTCCATCAGATGATTCTGATGATAATGATTATGACCCTGATGGTCCAGAAACAGATGATGAAGTTCAGGGAGAAGAATCAAGTTCTGATGATGAATCTAAATATGCATCTGCATCTGATGGACTAGAGACTCCAAAAAATAATGACGAGCAGTACTTAGGACTTCCTTCTGACGATTCAGAGGATGATGACTATAATCCTGATGCTCCAGAAGTCACTGAGGAACTTAAGAAGGAAAGTTCAAGTTCTGATTTTACATCTGACTCTGAGGATCTTGGAGCTTCTCTTGACGACAATAATATGTTTTCCGAAGATGTTGAAAGTCCCAAGTCAATGTCATTGGACGAAAGTGGGCCTCTTAGAGGCTCCGGCAAACAAAGTTCTAGACGTGGGCAAAAGAAACAACCTTTAAAAGATGAGTTATTATCTTTATTAGAGTCGGGTCCTGGCCAAGCTGGTGCAGCTCCTGTTTCTGGGAAAAGGCACATAGAAAGGTTGAACTACAAAAAGCTGCATGAT GAGACATATGGAAATGTTCGTACTGATTCAAGTGATGATGAAGAGTGGAATGATACTGCTGGACcgaggaaaaggaagaaagttACTACACAAGCTCCTACGATGTCACCAAATGGAGACTCATCAAACGTTAAGAATGGAATGATCACCAACAATATAAAACATGATCTAGATGAGAATGAGAATACTCCTAAAAGAACTCCTCGCAGAAATAAAAATACTCCTAAGAGAGCTCATCGAAAGTCAAAGGTTGAAGATACAAGTAATTTGTCGAACAAATCACAAAAAGGCTCTACTCAGTCCGCTTCTACTAGTGAGCAAGGTGGATCATCAAGATCAACATATAGAAAACTAGGGGAAGCTGCAACTCAG CGACTATCCAAATCGTTCAAGGAAAACCACTATCCAGACCGATCTATGAAGGAAAGTCTGGCCCGAGAACTAGGAATAATGGCTAAGCAG GTAAGCAAATGGTTTGAAAACGCTCGCCACTTTTGGAAAGTGAGTGTGGATAAGAGTGCTGCAGGAAATGGCACTCCCTTGCCTCAAACAAATGGAAAGCAACTTGAAAAAGGTGATACACCTATTGGAGATTCTGATCAGAGTGGAGCTCAAAACAAGGAATTACCCAGGACAAATGATCCTATGACAGGTTCCTGCAGCGGGGATGCAAAAGATGGTGAATTGGTGACTCCGAAAAGCAGTAAACGAAAGGCTATAACTCCAAACAATAGAAAGAGAAAGCGTAAATCAGATGATCCTGATCCAGAAAACAAGACACCAGAAACTAATAGAAAAG CTCCTGTTCTTACCGATCTTCCATTTTTCTGA
- the LOC103436426 gene encoding homeobox protein HAT3.1-like isoform X2 — MADTAQLDITSECDSSYATKCQEEGTSGQMHEIGSESQCSEPTKQNIGCAIVQNELREICNAGEQSQSLSENVTENSHLEQLGLPSENVSKSSQSGAENVFAKQGYQSISGYKQDESLQTTAAVFPCTMKDQLQSFSGNMSKNSLIDQMEMPCEDLGVNGPTHKTSFSGQMPLEQKNDCGFGTSSSELAEEKHPSASDHVQNEQLQAIIQVPICGSNQHLQSSSENVNRTSLNEQAGLPSEDLSKTCQTDKVSCSNQTTLQEINEFGCGSVHGEPETQKDQLDSVPAHNNEVTTTEAAPSSIVFEQSRPCIEAMTQDSPTGHLELPLKDASKSPPIDKEMEQLPADVTQNSSLEKTEKPSKNAPKDKQNPKSRKKKYVSKSSVGSDRVLRSKTGEKTKNPKLSNDVSTLESSNSVANPSNVEGKRRKKRKKRQLNKVIDDEFSRVRKHLRYLLNRISYEKSLIDAYSGEGWKGSSLEKLKPEKELQRATSEILQRKLKIRDLFQRLDSLCSEGMFPESLFDSEGQIDSEDIFCAKCGSKDVSLQNDIILCDGACDRGFHQFCLEPPLLSEDIPPDDEGWLCPGCDCKVDCFDLLNDSQGTDLSVADSWEKVFPEAAAAASGHNQEHTHGLPSDDSDDNDYDPDGPETDDEVQGEESSSDDESKYASASDGLETPKNNDEQYLGLPSDDSEDDDYNPDAPEVTEELKKESSSSDFTSDSEDLGASLDDNNMFSEDVESPKSMSLDESGPLRGSGKQSSRRGQKKQPLKDELLSLLESGPGQAGAAPVSGKRHIERLNYKKLHDETYGNVRTDSSDDEEWNDTAGPRKRKKVTTQAPTMSPNGDSSNVKNGMITNNIKHDLDENENTPKRTPRRNKNTPKRAHRKSKVEDTSNLSNKSQKGSTQSASTSEQGGSSRSTYRKLGEAATQRLSKSFKENHYPDRSMKESLARELGIMAKQVSKWFENARHFWKVSVDKSAAGNGTPLPQTNGKQLEKGDTPIGDSDQSGAQNKELPRTNDPMTGSCSGDAKDGELVTPKSSKRKAITPNNRKRKRKSDDPDPENKTPETNRKGESEEIAPLTDAL; from the exons ATGGCCGATACTGCACAACTGGATATTACTTCAGAATGTGATAGCAGTTATGCAACAAAATGCCAAGAAGAAGGTACGTCAGGACAGATGCATGAAATTGGTTCTGAAAGTCAATGTAGTGAaccaaccaaacaaaacatTGGGTGCGCCATTGTCCAGAATGAGCTACGGGAAATCTGCAATGCTGGTGAACAATCACAGTCATTATCTGAAAATGTGACTGAGAATTCTCATCTTGAACAATTGGGATTGCCTTCTGAAAACGTGAGCAAGAGTAGTCAAAGTGGAGCTGAAAATGTTTTTGCAAAACAGGGATATCAATCCATTTCTGGATATAAACAAGATGAATCGTTACAAACCACAGCTGCAGTGTTTCCCTGTACCATGAAGGACCAACTGCAATCATTTTCTGGAAACATGAGCAAGAATTCTCTTATTGATCAAATGGAAATGCCTTGTGAAGATCTGGGTGTGAATGGTCCAACCCATAAAACTTCATTCTCTGGACAAATGCCATTGGAACAGAAAAATGATTGTGGTTTTGGAACTTCATCTAGTGAACTAGCTGAAGAAAAGCATCCTTCTGCCTCAGATCATGTACAAAATGAACAGTTACAAGCAATTATTCAAGTACCCATCTGTGGTAGCAATCAACACTTGCAGTCATCTAGTGAAAATGTGAACAGGACTTCTCTTAACGAACAAGCAGGACTGCCATCTGAAGATCTGTCAAAGACTTGTCAGACTGACAAAGTTTCATGCTCTAACCAGACTACATTACAGGAGATCAATGAATTTGGGTGTGGAAGTGTACACGGTGAACCAGAAACACAAAAAGATCAGCTTGACTCTGTACCTGCTCATAATAATGAAGTTACAACTACTGAAGCAGCACCCAGCTCTATTGTTTTTGAACAATCAAGGCCTTGTATTGAAGCTATGACCCAGGATTCTCCTACTGGACATTTGGAACTACCCCTTAAAGATGCAAGCAAGAGTCCTCCTATTGATAAAGAAATGGAACAACTTCCAGCAGATGTGACCCAAAATTCTAGTCTTGAAAAGACGGAAAAGCCATCTAAGAATGCACCGAAGGATAAGCAGAATCCAAAATCAAGAAAGAAGAAATATGTGTCAAAATCTTCCGTTGGCAGTGACAGAGTTCTGCGCTCAAAGACAGGGGAGAAGACTAAAAATCCTAAATTAAGTAATGATGTTTCAACTCTTGAATCAAGTAATAGTGTTGCAAATCCAAGTAATGTTGAAGgcaaaagaaggaagaagagaaagaagagacaACTGAATAAAGTCATAGATGATGAATTTTCAAGAGTCAGGAAACATCTGAGATATTTGCTGAACCGGATAAGCTATGAGAAATCTCTGATTGATGCTTACTCCGGCGAAGGATGGAAAGGATCCAG CCTAGAAAAACTGAAGCCAGAGAAGGAGCTTCAAAGAGCGACTTCTGAAATACTTCAACGCAAGTTGAAGATAAGAGATCTATTTCAACGTCTCGATTCGCTATGTTCTGAAGGAATGTTTCCAGAATCTTTATTTGATTCCGAAGGACAGATTGACAGTGAGGAT ATATTCTGTGCAAAATGTGGATCCAAGGACGTTTCTCTTCAGAATGATATTATACTCTGTGATGGCGCTTGTGACCGTGGGTTCCACCAATTCTGTTTAGAACCACCACTATTAAGTGAAGACA TTCCACCCGACGACGAGGGTTGGCTATGCCCTGGATGTGACTGCAAAGTTGATTGCTTTGATTTGCTTAATGACTCTCAAGGAACAGATCTTTCTGTTGCCGACAGCTGGGAG AAGGTATTTCCTGAAGCGGCTGCTGCAGCATCAGGACATAATCAGGAGCACACCCATGGACTTCCATCAGATGATTCTGATGATAATGATTATGACCCTGATGGTCCAGAAACAGATGATGAAGTTCAGGGAGAAGAATCAAGTTCTGATGATGAATCTAAATATGCATCTGCATCTGATGGACTAGAGACTCCAAAAAATAATGACGAGCAGTACTTAGGACTTCCTTCTGACGATTCAGAGGATGATGACTATAATCCTGATGCTCCAGAAGTCACTGAGGAACTTAAGAAGGAAAGTTCAAGTTCTGATTTTACATCTGACTCTGAGGATCTTGGAGCTTCTCTTGACGACAATAATATGTTTTCCGAAGATGTTGAAAGTCCCAAGTCAATGTCATTGGACGAAAGTGGGCCTCTTAGAGGCTCCGGCAAACAAAGTTCTAGACGTGGGCAAAAGAAACAACCTTTAAAAGATGAGTTATTATCTTTATTAGAGTCGGGTCCTGGCCAAGCTGGTGCAGCTCCTGTTTCTGGGAAAAGGCACATAGAAAGGTTGAACTACAAAAAGCTGCATGAT GAGACATATGGAAATGTTCGTACTGATTCAAGTGATGATGAAGAGTGGAATGATACTGCTGGACcgaggaaaaggaagaaagttACTACACAAGCTCCTACGATGTCACCAAATGGAGACTCATCAAACGTTAAGAATGGAATGATCACCAACAATATAAAACATGATCTAGATGAGAATGAGAATACTCCTAAAAGAACTCCTCGCAGAAATAAAAATACTCCTAAGAGAGCTCATCGAAAGTCAAAGGTTGAAGATACAAGTAATTTGTCGAACAAATCACAAAAAGGCTCTACTCAGTCCGCTTCTACTAGTGAGCAAGGTGGATCATCAAGATCAACATATAGAAAACTAGGGGAAGCTGCAACTCAG CGACTATCCAAATCGTTCAAGGAAAACCACTATCCAGACCGATCTATGAAGGAAAGTCTGGCCCGAGAACTAGGAATAATGGCTAAGCAG GTAAGCAAATGGTTTGAAAACGCTCGCCACTTTTGGAAAGTGAGTGTGGATAAGAGTGCTGCAGGAAATGGCACTCCCTTGCCTCAAACAAATGGAAAGCAACTTGAAAAAGGTGATACACCTATTGGAGATTCTGATCAGAGTGGAGCTCAAAACAAGGAATTACCCAGGACAAATGATCCTATGACAGGTTCCTGCAGCGGGGATGCAAAAGATGGTGAATTGGTGACTCCGAAAAGCAGTAAACGAAAGGCTATAACTCCAAACAATAGAAAGAGAAAGCGTAAATCAGATGATCCTGATCCAGAAAACAAGACACCAGAAACTAATAGAAAAG GTGAGTCGGAAGAAATTGCACCCCTCACAGATGCTCTATAG